CAACCGGCAACTGCAAAAAATGAGCGACCGTTACCTGCTGGTGCGGGATGAGGGCCGTCCGCTGGAACTCAATGTGATCGATAACTATCAGGCAGGCGAAGTCCGCTCCACCAAAAACCTGTCCGGTGGCGAGAGTTTTCTGGTCAGCCTGGCGCTGGCGCTGGGGCTGTCGCAGATGGCGAGCCGGAATGTCCGGGTCGATTCCCTGTTTCTGGACGAAGGCTTCGGCACGCTGGATGAAGAGGCTCTGGACACCGCACTCGAGACCCTGACCGGTTTGCAGCAGGATGGCAAGCTGATCGGCCTGATCTCCCATGTCGCGGCGCTCAAGGAGCGGATCAGCGCCCGCATCGAGGTTATCCCCCGGGCGGGCGGACGAAGCCGTGTAGCCGGACCGGGGTGCCGGGCGGTCAGATACTCTGGATGATTTTGACCGGCCGGAGGCCCAGATCGATCCAACGTGAAGAGATCATCAGAATAAGCAGCATCAGAAAAGCCGCGCCGTAAAACACCATGGGCATGCCGACATGGTCCATGATCCATCCGTTGGCCCAGGTGCCGGCGGCGCCGCCGACGAAGAGATTGAAGGATACCAGGGACATGACCGTGCCCCGCATGGACGGCATGAGGTTCTGGGCGGTGGTGACCAGGGTGGAATGCACCGATATGAAGGCAAAACCAAATCCGAACAGGGCCAGGCCAATGAGTATCGGAGAATGCAGAACGGGCAGGGTGGCCAGGCACAAGCTGCCGAGCAGGGCCGAATAAGGTACGAAGCGGTTGTTGAAATGCCGTCTCAGGGGGGTTACGCTGCGGGCTCCGATGACGGTTGCAATACCGAACAGCGACAGGATCATGCCCACCCCGAGAATGCCATAGCCGGTATTGCCCTGGACAAATTTCCCCGAGTAGGTGAAGGTGCCAAAGACGCTGAAGCCAGTCAGAAAGATGGTTGAAACCACCTTGATCAGCTCTTTGTTCTGCGCGGTCTTTCTGTAGATCTTGCGGAAGTTCAGATGTTCGATAACGCCCGGCTGTTTCTCGATGCTCTTGAGCATGATGAAGGCGATGACCAGTTCAAAAAAGCCGTACAGAAAGTAGACG
This portion of the Syntrophotalea acetylenica genome encodes:
- a CDS encoding MFS transporter, yielding MRDEEKQAWIILVLGIMAFLANGDNYAVAPLILDMSKELNLSISETAFSVTSYMICFGFFTIFVGPLADRYGKTRIINIAAFGTAIFSILSAFSYNLTSLIVLRAFNGAFGSGIFPVCVAHIGESSTDAHRQRSIGKFFGMMFLGGASATAIGGLIAHFGSWRTVYFLYGFFELVIAFIMLKSIEKQPGVIEHLNFRKIYRKTAQNKELIKVVSTIFLTGFSVFGTFTYSGKFVQGNTGYGILGVGMILSLFGIATVIGARSVTPLRRHFNNRFVPYSALLGSLCLATLPVLHSPILIGLALFGFGFAFISVHSTLVTTAQNLMPSMRGTVMSLVSFNLFVGGAAGTWANGWIMDHVGMPMVFYGAAFLMLLILMISSRWIDLGLRPVKIIQSI